Proteins from a genomic interval of Siniperca chuatsi isolate FFG_IHB_CAS linkage group LG10, ASM2008510v1, whole genome shotgun sequence:
- the nkain5 gene encoding sodium/potassium-transporting ATPase subunit beta-1-interacting protein 3 isoform X1, whose translation MGCCSARCMLILLCCLQLITALERQVFDFLGYQWAPIMINFFHIIVVILGLFGVIQYRPRYVIMYLLWTLLWVGWNVFVSCLYLDLGGLSKDSDILSLGVSSHRSWWKDNGPGCESEGLPSAGWQNQQNPELTTVLSCWLEYQYIEILHCIVQLLVSLLGFVYACYIVSTSLDEEDSFNFIGEFHHPCKPSQLIF comes from the exons atgggGTGCTGCTCGGCACGATGCATGCTGATCCTCCTGTGTTGCCTGCAGTTG ATAACTGCGCTGGAGAGGCAGGTGTTCGACTTCCTCGGCTACCAGTGGGCTCCCATCATGATCAACTTCTTTCACATCATCGTGGTCATCCTGGGCCTGTTTGGTGTCATCCAGTACAGACCACGTTATGTTATTATG TACCTGCTGTGGACGTTGTTGTGGGTTGGCTGGAATGTCTTTGTTAGCTGTCTCTACTTGGATCTGGGAGGGCTTTCAAAG GACAGCGATATACTCTCCCTGGGAGTGTCGTCGCATCGCTCGTGGTGGAAGGACAACGGGCCGGGGTGCGAGAGCGAGGGCCTTCCCTCCGCCGGGTGGCAGAACCAGCAGAACCCGGAGCTGACCACCGTGCTGAGCTGCTGGCTGGAATACCAGTACATAGAAATCCTGCACTGCATCGTCCAGCTCCTCGTTTCA CTCCTGGGATTTGTTTATGCCTGCTACATCGTCAGCACTTCCTTAGATGAGGAAGACAGCT ttaatttcaTTGGTGAATTTCATCATCCATGTAAACCCTCTCAGTTGATCTTCTAG
- the si:dkey-70p6.1 gene encoding uncharacterized protein C6orf132 isoform X2, producing the protein MASMQDGLNFTAPPYGKVLLLGAIAAASAFVVTILIVVLCVGCQRKGKTHNVPGEGGKHRLMDMGILRQSKLRSISKSDTEMNKMNCNGKSRQLPQIPSGTGEDGEHTYSEVGRRSSTTRTDDALYAMVGRAGQTDTPAPPAVPANTPAPPDPDGDVEGGLPEPEAQVMSPPHPQETAEYACVRKLRKAEKAPQKRDSGTDMGEPPAPPPRHAPPSHPAPPPPHPHSTKLPRRNMDTFNVPAFPKEVMFMGNGEQYIWKPPEDEEMLIHQNKALGPLGAHTVENIQPSAAVVAEMYSKVCKPGKKKRAVPGSPPANPGFRTLGRGDRDRDRDGGFSVVVKPQTWALQEGKAVGGPLDDHCYESIGTEECDPAYENMEGGGAWKRERPPNTCATLRPRRKKAQQPLQQQQPPPPPPTQQTPKLQHLPAKALLLPGENLYESIGDLKQGSATSSTTTIFTFNDGMEMYVTGL; encoded by the exons ATGGCCTCCATGCAGGACGGGCTGAACTTCACGGCTCCTCCCTACGGCAAGGTCCTGCTGCTGGGTGCTATCGCTGCTGCCTCAGCCTTTGTTGTCACGATCCTCATCGTGGTGCTCTGCGTGGGCTGCCAGAG GAAGGGGAAGACACACAATGTTCCCGGCGAGGGTGGAAAACACCGTCTCATGGACATG GGTATACTCAGGCAGTCGAAGCTGCGGTCCATCAGTAAATCAGACACTGAGATGAACAAGATGAACTGCAATGGCAAAA GCAGGCAGCTTCCCCAGATCCCCTCCGGGACTGGAGAGGACGGAGAGCACACTTACTCTGAGGTGGGCCGACGCTCCTCCACCACACGTACTGACGATGCCCTCTACGCCATGGTAGGCAGGGCCGGGCAGACGGACACTCCAGCCCCTCCGGCTGTCCCCGCCAACACCCCAGCGCCCCCAGACCCAGACGGGGATGTGGAAGGAGGGCTGCCCGAACCTGAGGCCCAGGTCATGTCCCCACCTCATCCTCAGGAGACGGCCGAGTACGCCTGCGTCAGGAAGCTAAGGAAGGCCGAGAAGGCACCCCAAAAGAGGGACAGCGGGACAGATATGGGGGAGCCTCCGGCACCGCCTCCACGACACGCCCCGCCGTCACATCCCGCCCCTCCTCCACCACACCCTCACAGCACGAAGTTGCCCCGTAGAAACATGGACACCTTCAATGTCCCGGCATTCCCAAAG gaagtgatgtttATGGGCAATGGAGAGCAGTACATCTGGAAGCctccagaggatgaagagaTGCTCATACACCAAAATAAAGCCCTGGGACCGTTGGGTGCTCACACAGTGGAGAATATACAACCGTCTGCTGCTGTG GTGGCTGAGATGTACTCGAAGGTGTGTAAAccaggaaagaagaagagagctgTACCGGGGTCTCCCCCAGCCAATCCTGGCTTCCGGACCTTGGGTCGTGGTGACCGGGACCGAGACCGGGACGGGGGTTTTAGTGTAGTGGTCAAACCCCAGACGTGGGCCCTTCAGGAGGGCAAAGCAGTTGGAGGGCCCCTTGACGACCACTGCTATGAGTCCATCGGGACAGAGGAGTGCGATCCGGCTTATGAGAACATGGAAGGTGGAGGCGCCTGGAAGCGAGAGAGGCCCCCCAACACGTGTGCCACCCTGCGGCCAAGGAGGAAGAAAGCCCAGCAGCCCttgcaacagcagcagcccCCTCCGCCGCCGCCGACGCAGCAGACCCCCAAGTTACAGCACCTGCCTGCCAAAGCCCTGCTGCTGCCAGGAGAGAACCTGTATGAGAGCATCGGCGACCTGAAGCAGGGCTCCGccacctccagcaccaccaccatCTTCACTTTCAACGATGGCATGGAGATGTATGTAACAGGGCTCTGA
- the si:dkey-70p6.1 gene encoding uncharacterized protein C6orf132 isoform X1, producing the protein MASMQDGLNFTAPPYGKVLLLGAIAAASAFVVTILIVVLCVGCQRKGKTHNVPGEGGKHRLMDMGILRQSKLRSISKSDTEMNKMNCNGKKASKKKRPASMDLLLLLSRRSNSDLRSQGRQLPQIPSGTGEDGEHTYSEVGRRSSTTRTDDALYAMVGRAGQTDTPAPPAVPANTPAPPDPDGDVEGGLPEPEAQVMSPPHPQETAEYACVRKLRKAEKAPQKRDSGTDMGEPPAPPPRHAPPSHPAPPPPHPHSTKLPRRNMDTFNVPAFPKEVMFMGNGEQYIWKPPEDEEMLIHQNKALGPLGAHTVENIQPSAAVVAEMYSKVCKPGKKKRAVPGSPPANPGFRTLGRGDRDRDRDGGFSVVVKPQTWALQEGKAVGGPLDDHCYESIGTEECDPAYENMEGGGAWKRERPPNTCATLRPRRKKAQQPLQQQQPPPPPPTQQTPKLQHLPAKALLLPGENLYESIGDLKQGSATSSTTTIFTFNDGMEMYVTGL; encoded by the exons ATGGCCTCCATGCAGGACGGGCTGAACTTCACGGCTCCTCCCTACGGCAAGGTCCTGCTGCTGGGTGCTATCGCTGCTGCCTCAGCCTTTGTTGTCACGATCCTCATCGTGGTGCTCTGCGTGGGCTGCCAGAG GAAGGGGAAGACACACAATGTTCCCGGCGAGGGTGGAAAACACCGTCTCATGGACATG GGTATACTCAGGCAGTCGAAGCTGCGGTCCATCAGTAAATCAGACACTGAGATGAACAAGATGAACTGCAATGGCAAAA AGGCATCTAAAAAGAAACGTCCAGCCAGCATGgaccttctgctgctgctcagccgCCGGTCTAACTCTGACCTTCGTTCTCAAGGCAGGCAGCTTCCCCAGATCCCCTCCGGGACTGGAGAGGACGGAGAGCACACTTACTCTGAGGTGGGCCGACGCTCCTCCACCACACGTACTGACGATGCCCTCTACGCCATGGTAGGCAGGGCCGGGCAGACGGACACTCCAGCCCCTCCGGCTGTCCCCGCCAACACCCCAGCGCCCCCAGACCCAGACGGGGATGTGGAAGGAGGGCTGCCCGAACCTGAGGCCCAGGTCATGTCCCCACCTCATCCTCAGGAGACGGCCGAGTACGCCTGCGTCAGGAAGCTAAGGAAGGCCGAGAAGGCACCCCAAAAGAGGGACAGCGGGACAGATATGGGGGAGCCTCCGGCACCGCCTCCACGACACGCCCCGCCGTCACATCCCGCCCCTCCTCCACCACACCCTCACAGCACGAAGTTGCCCCGTAGAAACATGGACACCTTCAATGTCCCGGCATTCCCAAAG gaagtgatgtttATGGGCAATGGAGAGCAGTACATCTGGAAGCctccagaggatgaagagaTGCTCATACACCAAAATAAAGCCCTGGGACCGTTGGGTGCTCACACAGTGGAGAATATACAACCGTCTGCTGCTGTG GTGGCTGAGATGTACTCGAAGGTGTGTAAAccaggaaagaagaagagagctgTACCGGGGTCTCCCCCAGCCAATCCTGGCTTCCGGACCTTGGGTCGTGGTGACCGGGACCGAGACCGGGACGGGGGTTTTAGTGTAGTGGTCAAACCCCAGACGTGGGCCCTTCAGGAGGGCAAAGCAGTTGGAGGGCCCCTTGACGACCACTGCTATGAGTCCATCGGGACAGAGGAGTGCGATCCGGCTTATGAGAACATGGAAGGTGGAGGCGCCTGGAAGCGAGAGAGGCCCCCCAACACGTGTGCCACCCTGCGGCCAAGGAGGAAGAAAGCCCAGCAGCCCttgcaacagcagcagcccCCTCCGCCGCCGCCGACGCAGCAGACCCCCAAGTTACAGCACCTGCCTGCCAAAGCCCTGCTGCTGCCAGGAGAGAACCTGTATGAGAGCATCGGCGACCTGAAGCAGGGCTCCGccacctccagcaccaccaccatCTTCACTTTCAACGATGGCATGGAGATGTATGTAACAGGGCTCTGA
- the nkain5 gene encoding sodium/potassium-transporting ATPase subunit beta-1-interacting protein 3 isoform X2 has product MGCCSARCMLILLCCLQLITALERQVFDFLGYQWAPIMINFFHIIVVILGLFGVIQYRPRYVIMYLLWTLLWVGWNVFVSCLYLDLGGLSKDSDILSLGVSSHRSWWKDNGPGCESEGLPSAGWQNQQNPELTTVLSCWLEYQYIEILHCIVQLLVSLLGFVYACYIVSTSLDEEDSYYK; this is encoded by the exons atgggGTGCTGCTCGGCACGATGCATGCTGATCCTCCTGTGTTGCCTGCAGTTG ATAACTGCGCTGGAGAGGCAGGTGTTCGACTTCCTCGGCTACCAGTGGGCTCCCATCATGATCAACTTCTTTCACATCATCGTGGTCATCCTGGGCCTGTTTGGTGTCATCCAGTACAGACCACGTTATGTTATTATG TACCTGCTGTGGACGTTGTTGTGGGTTGGCTGGAATGTCTTTGTTAGCTGTCTCTACTTGGATCTGGGAGGGCTTTCAAAG GACAGCGATATACTCTCCCTGGGAGTGTCGTCGCATCGCTCGTGGTGGAAGGACAACGGGCCGGGGTGCGAGAGCGAGGGCCTTCCCTCCGCCGGGTGGCAGAACCAGCAGAACCCGGAGCTGACCACCGTGCTGAGCTGCTGGCTGGAATACCAGTACATAGAAATCCTGCACTGCATCGTCCAGCTCCTCGTTTCA CTCCTGGGATTTGTTTATGCCTGCTACATCGTCAGCACTTCCTTAGATGAGGAAGACAGCT ATTATAAATAA